Proteins from a genomic interval of Narcine bancroftii isolate sNarBan1 chromosome 12, sNarBan1.hap1, whole genome shotgun sequence:
- the LOC138746433 gene encoding galactoside alpha-(1,2)-fucosyltransferase 2-like, with product MEKTMKLKGQTSVERVLPSKIHIYKSKIKISIIILSFISVTSISIVFRHASKSKMEENKYPKAVMVDLKKDNDVQLKMIPKGIWTINSIGRLGNQMGEYATLYALAKLNGHQAYILPSMANYLSPLFKTTLPTLHESLIKKLRWQGYPLHDWMENAYYNIPGNYRWLSGYPCSWTFYHHLRDEILREFTFHDFIKEETNAFLRKISGERKNITFVGVHVRRGDYVRVMPNIWKGVIGDKKYLDKAMDYFRNKYKDAIFAVTSDGKDWCKKNIDNARGDVFFSETSNSPGQDLAILAHCNHTIMTIGTFGYWAGYLAGGETIFLDNFTLPNSPFLKVFKYEAAFLPEWIGIPADRSPLLNSTKLSKAN from the coding sequence ATGGAGAAAACAATGAAACTAAAAGGACAAACATCCGTGGAAAGAGTTCTACCAAGCAAAATTCATATTTATAAATCTAAGATAAAAATAAGCATCATAATCTTGAGTTTTATTTCAGTGACATCTATTTCTATTGTTTTTAGACATGCGAGTAAATCTAAAATGGAAGAAAATAAGTATCCAAAAGCTGTAATggtggatttaaaaaaagataatgatGTACAATTAAAGATGATTCCAAAGGGAATATGGACAATAAATTCTATTGGAAGACTTGGCAACCAGATGGGGGAATATGCAACACTCTATGCTTTGGCAAAGCTGAATGGTCATCAAGCCTATATTTTGCCTTCCATGGCCAATTATCTGTCTCCTCTCTTCAAAACTACCCTTCCGACCCTCCATGAAAGTTTGATCAAAAAATTACGTTGGCAGGGTTATCCTCTACATGACTGGATGGAGAATGCGTATTACAATATTCCGGGGAACTATCGATGGCTCTCGGGATATCCGTGCTCCTGGACCTTCTATCATCACTTACGAGATGAAATTCTCCGAGAATTCACCTTTCATGACTTTATCAAGGAAGAGACAAATGCATTTCTCAGGAAAATTAGTGGGGAACGGAAGAATATCACATTTGTTGGTGTTCATGTTCGAAGGGGCGATTATGTAAGGGTCATGCCAAATATTTGGAAAGGGGTCATAGGTGATAAGAAGTATTTAGACAAAGCAATGGATTACTTCAGAAATAAATACAAAGATGCAATTTTTGCAGTGACAAGTGATGGAAAGGATTGGTGTAAGAAGAACATTGATAATGCCAGAGGAGATGTTTTCTTTTCAGAAACTTCAAACAGTCCAGGTCAAGACCTTGCCATCCTTGCTCACTGTAATCACACCATTATGACAATAGGAACATTTGGCTACTGGGCAGGCTACCTGGCTGGGGGGGAGACCATTTTCCTCGATAATTTCACTCTGCCTAATTCACCATTTCTGAAAGTGTTTAAGTATGAAGCAGCTTTCTTACCTGAATGGATTGGCATTCCTGCTGATCGATCACCTCTACTGAATTCAACAAAATTAAGTAAAGCAAATTAA